GCGACACAAAGCCTAAGTGGTTGCGAGCGTTGGGTTTGGCGTGACGTTTTGCTTGCTACTGGCGACGCTGTCGTCACATCTGGGCGACTCGCTCGCACTTTCCTGCTTCGGTGGAACTCAAACCTACCTTCCGCCAGGTCTCTTCGCGGTCACTGGAGCGGTGCTCTTGTTCGCGACGCAGAGCGTCGGGGAGCGCGTTCCCACGCGGAGCGTGAGAACGAGAGCACACGCCTCACCCTAGCGGATCGGGTGGCCTAGTTTCAACACAAAACTCGCAAACTTAATGCGGCATTATTGGGGGGGGGATTTTATCGGGCAGCCCGCTGCTTTCAGCGGCGACAGCGGGCAAATTTGCCGCAACGAAGCTCTTCGTTCGAGACGCCGATTGTTTGAGCCGGAGGTCGGTTCTTGGTGCGCTAATCAAGCAGCGAAAACATCCGGCTGCGTCGTCTTTGAATAACATTCCGGGTACGTTCGATGGCAACGCGTTCTCAGCGATTCTCTCGTTCTCCCATTGCAAAGCGGCTTGGTTCAGGGCAGTTGGAAATTCAGCGTCTGCAATTTGAGACGCTGGAACCACGTCGCGTGTTGGCAGTCGACTTCGATTTTCTCGGAGATCTGAACGGCTCGCCGAATTCGGGTAATCAGTCGCCTACAAATTTCGTCGAGGTCAACTCGATCGTTTACTTTACGAAGGACTCGACGACTTTTGGTCAGGAAGTTTGGCGCACCGACGGGACCGTGGCAGGAACCTCTCTTCTCAAGGACATTCGCCCCGGAGCGAGCGACTCATTTCCAAGCAATCTCATTAACGTCGCCGGCACTCTCTTCTTCACCGCCAACGACGGCCTTAACGGCCACGAACTATGGAAGAGCGACGGAACTGCGGCCGGCACTGTGCTGGTCGCGAATATTCGAGCGGGGGCGGAAGGCTCTTCTCCCGCCTCGTTAGCGAACATCGGAGGGACGCTTTACTTTGCCGCCAACGATGGCAGCAATGGGGTCGAACTCTGGAAGAGCAATGGCACGGCGGCGAGCACCACGTTAGTCAGGGACATTAACCCCGGCTCGGCTAGTTCCGCCCCCGGCTTCTTCAAGGCGCTTGGCGGGGTCGTCTATTTCGCAGCCAACGACGGCGTCGCAGGCGTTGAACTATGGAAAAGCGACGGCACGACCGGCGGAACGTCACTTTTTAAAGACATTCGCGCGGGCAGCGCCAGTTCCAATGTCGCTTACTTGGAGGAACTTTCCGGCAGTCTATTTTTCCGCGCGAACGATGGCGCGACGGGATACGAGCTTTGGAAAAGCAACGGCACAGCGGCTGGCACGACGCTTTTGGTGGATTCATGGGCTGGGTTGCCAAGCTCCAATCCAACATCGTTGACTAACGTTAGCGGTCAGCTTTACTTTGCCGCTAAGAATGGTTCTAGCGGCAACGAATTGTGGAAGAGCAACGGCACTCCCGCCGGCACGACGCAGGTTGACGACATCGCAACGGGAACTGCCGGCTCCACCCCCAGAGATTTTTTCAACGGCAACGGCGTGCTTTATTTCGTCGCCGATGAAGTCGTGAACGGCATTTTAACCGAATATTTTTATCGGAGCGCCGGCACGGCGCAAACGACGTTCCCTGTCCTGCAGATCAATGAGGTCGTCGGGAGTTTTCATCAAAGCGTCAACGTCGGCTCGACGATCTATTTCAGCGATGGCGAAGACATTCGTCGACTGCAGTCCCCATCCTCAACCACAACGAAAGCCGTCGACTTCACGCCGACGAACGCGAGTTCATCTCCTACAAGTTTGACGGACGTCTCCGGGACGCTCTTTTTCGCCGCAGCAGCCACTGGATCCCCCACCAGGAGACTACTATGGAAGAGCGATGGAACAGCAGGCGGAACCTCGCTGATTACAAGTTCGCAAACAGGCTCTGTGGTGACGCCTTTGTCGAAACTTGCAGCGTTTGGCGGAGCCGTTCTGTTCACAGCCAACATGGGCGGCTTGGGAGCGGAATTGTGGCGCAGCGACGGCACAGCAGCCGGGACGTATCTGCTGAAAGACATCAGCCCCGGTGCGGCTTCGAGTCGCCCCGAATTCTACGTCCAGTCGGGTGAAAACCTTCTCTTCGTGGCGGAAGATGCGATCTGGAAAACAGACGGCACCGCGGCCGGCACCGTCTTGGTGAAAGACCCACGCGCCACAGGCTTGGCTTATCCTTGGTATCTGACCGACGTCGGCGGGACGCTGTTCTTCATGGCGAACGACGGCGCCACGGGCATGGAGTTGTGGAAGAGCGACGGGACGGCCGCAGGCACCGTGCTCGTCAAAGACATTCGTGCGGGTGCGGCCGGCTCCATCGAACCGACCTCTCAATTTCGCGAGTCGGGACAGGGAATGGTCAACGTCGCGGGAACGCTGTACTTCTTCGCGAATGACGGGACGAGCGGCTTCGAGCTTTGGAAAAGCGACGGCTCGAGCGCCGGAACGATTAGAGTCAAGGATATTCGCACTGGCTCTGCTAGCTCGGACCCCAGCTACCTGACGCCAGTCGGCGGTAAACTCTTCTTCCTGGCTTTTAGTAACTCTGCCGATGGGCTGTGGGTCAGCGACGGCACGGCCAACGGCACTCAGTTGTTAAAGAGCTTCACCGGCGAATGGGGGAGCCGTGAGTACACGCTTCTGACGGCTGTGGGCGACACTCTGTTCTTCGCCCTCAACGACGGAACCTCTGGTCGCGAACTCTGGAAGAGCGACGGGACGCCGGCTGGCACGGTGCGCGTGAAAGACATCCGACCTGGGCCGGGAAGTTCGGATCTATACAGTCTCGCGAGCATCGGCGGTCTGCTCTACTTCCGCGCAAACGATGGCGTCGCCGGCGAAGAGCTGTGGGTGACCGACGGCACGGAACAGGGCACAAAACTGCTCTATGACTTTACTGGCGACGGCGGAGGAAGTCAGCCGGAGGAAATGGCTCGCGTCGGCGACCGGCTGTACGTTGTCGCAACGACGGAATCGACGAATTCCGAGCTGTGGGTCGCCGACCTGACTCCTCCGTTGTCCGGCGATTACGACGGCAACGGCCGCGTCGACGGCGGCGACTTCCTGGCGTGGCAGCGCGGATTCGGCGGGAGCGCGACGCCGGCGGGGTCGGGGGCCGATGGGGATGTGAATGGGACCGTGGGCGCTGGAGACTTGGCGGTTTGGAAGGAGCACTTCGGGGCGGGCGTAGCTCAGACGGCCAGTGTGGCGTTAGCAGTCGTTGCCCCTAGCGACGCGATGGGCAGCGATGCCATTCAGGCCGCGGCGACCACTGCGCTTGGCTTACGATCAGAACGAGTGGAGTCGACTCTCGCCGCGATAGACTCGCTGAGCGCGCGCGGGCTCGTTGCGCTCGCTCAGGCGGCGGATGATCAGACGCAAGACTTGCCGTCGTTCTTCAAGAACGACGAGGTTGAAGTTCTCGTGCGCGACATTCACGCCGAACGAGCCCAGCAGCGACTAAACGCTGTCGTGCTGGACGCGGCGTTCACCAATTTGGGAAACGCCGCGCACGGTCAGCGTCGGCAACGCGACGCTAGCGGCGTACACCCGCGACAAGGCTCCGCAGAGCTGCCGGAATGGTTCGCCGGCGCGGAGTTGGCGGAGAGCACAGTACAAACTCCGCTGGCGACCGACATGCGGCGCCCCTCTGCGGGCCGGAAAATTTGAGAGTGCGCAGGCGCGTTGAACGCAGCAACGAGCAGCCGACGTTTCTAGTCGAATTGACCTGCCGCCGAGGTTGGTCGAGAATCACAGCACAGTCGATATTTTAATTTCGGATATCGATTATTTGAGAGTGCCGTCGATTCTTGGTAGGCTGGGCGAGTCGAGCAACTGCTCGGCGGCACTCCTTTTGACGAACACCCTCGCATGCGTTGGATGGCAATGCGCTCTCAACAATCCTCTTCTTCCCTCCTCGCGCGGCGACTTGGTTTAGAGCAGTTGGAAACTCGGCGCCTGCTGGCCGTCGATCTCCAGCTGCTAAAAGACGTCAACGCCAACCCGATCCAAGTTGAGTCCAACCCCGCCAATTTGGTGAACGTGGGCGGGATTCTTTTCTTTCAGGCGAACGACGGAGTCTCGGGCACGGAGTTGTGGCGGAGCGACGGCACGACCGCAGGAACGACGCTGGTCAAGGACATCGTCGCCGGCGCGAGCGGTTCGTCGCCGCAGTTGCTCACCAATGTGGGAGGAGTGCTTTATTTCACCGCCAACGTTGGGGAGACCGGTCGAGAACTCTGGAAGAGCGACGGCACCGCCGCGGGCACGGTGCTGGTGAAGGACATTACGCTGGGCTCAGGCAGTTCGGTGCTGAGCAACTTCGTCGCGGGCGACAACGCGCTGTGGTTCACCGTGTCGAGAAATGGGCTGGCGGAGCTCTGGCGCAGCGATGGAACAGAAGCGGGAACGCAATCGTTAAAAGCATTCCCCGAGATTTCTTCGGAGATACGACGGGCGCTCGATATCGACGGCACGCTCTACTTCGTCGCTTCCACGGCGGAATTGGGTTCTGAGTTGTGGAAGTCTGACGGAACTGCCGGCGGCACGACGCTGGTCACGGACCTGCAGTTCGGCGTCTCTGGATCTCATCCGAGCGATTTGACGAACCTGGGAGGGACGCTCTACTTTGCGGCGGAAGAAGCGGGGTCGGAGCGACAGCTGTGGCGAAGCGACGGCACGGCCGCGGGTACGGAGCTTGTGAAAGCCGTGGAGGGAGACGGCGCCGCCTTCAACCCGCAGGGAATCATCAACGTCAACGGGACGCTGTTCTTTAGCGCCGCCACTCCAGCGGATGGCGCCGAGTTGTGGAAGAGCGACGGCACCACGGCAGGGACCGCCATGGTCGCGAATCTTGCTGCCGGTGCGGTCGCCTCGAATCCAACTCAGCTCACGGAGGCGGGCGGCGTTCTTTATTTCACCCCGCTGTTCCCCGGGAACACGGGCGAATTGTGGCGGAGCGACGGCACGGCGGCAGGCACCTATGCGCTGAAGGACATCAACGGCGCGACGCTCGCTTCGCTCCGCTCGTTGACGAACGTCGCCGGCACGCTCTACTTCGTTGCCAACGATGGCGCGACAGGCTACGAGTTGTGGAAGAGCAACGGCACGGCGGCAGGCACCGTGCTGACGGCCGACATTCGACCCGGCGCGGCGGGCTTCAGCTCCGATCCTCAGTTTTTGACCGAGTTGAACGGCAAGCTGCTGTTCCGCGCGAATGACGGCGTGCGCGGCGCCGAGCTGTGGAGCAGCGCTCCCGCCACCGTCGGGGCGACGCTGGTCAAAGATCTGCGCGATTGGACGAATTCTTCCGCGCCGTCGAACGTCACCGAAGTTGACGGACTGATCTACTTTTCCGCCAACGACGGGGTGAACGGCCTCTCGTTG
This sequence is a window from Lacipirellula parvula. Protein-coding genes within it:
- a CDS encoding ELWxxDGT repeat protein, which gives rise to MATRSQRFSRSPIAKRLGSGQLEIQRLQFETLEPRRVLAVDFDFLGDLNGSPNSGNQSPTNFVEVNSIVYFTKDSTTFGQEVWRTDGTVAGTSLLKDIRPGASDSFPSNLINVAGTLFFTANDGLNGHELWKSDGTAAGTVLVANIRAGAEGSSPASLANIGGTLYFAANDGSNGVELWKSNGTAASTTLVRDINPGSASSAPGFFKALGGVVYFAANDGVAGVELWKSDGTTGGTSLFKDIRAGSASSNVAYLEELSGSLFFRANDGATGYELWKSNGTAAGTTLLVDSWAGLPSSNPTSLTNVSGQLYFAAKNGSSGNELWKSNGTPAGTTQVDDIATGTAGSTPRDFFNGNGVLYFVADEVVNGILTEYFYRSAGTAQTTFPVLQINEVVGSFHQSVNVGSTIYFSDGEDIRRLQSPSSTTTKAVDFTPTNASSSPTSLTDVSGTLFFAAAATGSPTRRLLWKSDGTAGGTSLITSSQTGSVVTPLSKLAAFGGAVLFTANMGGLGAELWRSDGTAAGTYLLKDISPGAASSRPEFYVQSGENLLFVAEDAIWKTDGTAAGTVLVKDPRATGLAYPWYLTDVGGTLFFMANDGATGMELWKSDGTAAGTVLVKDIRAGAAGSIEPTSQFRESGQGMVNVAGTLYFFANDGTSGFELWKSDGSSAGTIRVKDIRTGSASSDPSYLTPVGGKLFFLAFSNSADGLWVSDGTANGTQLLKSFTGEWGSREYTLLTAVGDTLFFALNDGTSGRELWKSDGTPAGTVRVKDIRPGPGSSDLYSLASIGGLLYFRANDGVAGEELWVTDGTEQGTKLLYDFTGDGGGSQPEEMARVGDRLYVVATTESTNSELWVADLTPPLSGDYDGNGRVDGGDFLAWQRGFGGSATPAGSGADGDVNGTVGAGDLAVWKEHFGAGVAQTASVALAVVAPSDAMGSDAIQAAATTALGLRSERVESTLAAIDSLSARGLVALAQAADDQTQDLPSFFKNDEVEVLVRDIHAERAQQRLNAVVLDAAFTNLGNAAHGQRRQRDASGVHPRQGSAELPEWFAGAELAESTVQTPLATDMRRPSAGRKI